A single Bacteroidales bacterium DNA region contains:
- a CDS encoding sulfatase-like hydrolase/transferase, protein MILFLSEIKRIDIQYDSLWTIFQAFIMGVRFDLVVSGYIIILPAVLLFTMELFRKSLIWIEKFLFYWIFILFSLAFIICAADIPYFNQFFARFSMRAFDWMDNPRFVFSMIIQEPRYFVIAIPLIVLLVAFYKILKRIFKQEKTIYYAKFGLNLSIAIISISLIILGIRGRIQLKSPIRVGTAYFCNNAFLNQLGLNPTFTLVHSYIEENKNRTYQFIDDKIAIENVQKWLNIENTSYSSPIARNICPDTLLIPKPNVVVIIMESMSAAKMGCFGNKDGLTPFLDSISQQSYFFENIYSAGIHTHNGIFGTLFSFPSIFNRHNLKTIVRYYGMASVLKSKGYSTTYFTTHDGQFDNVEGFLRANDFEQVISQTDYPTNEVKSTLGVPDDYMFRYSLPIIDKLYSRGRPFFVAFLTASDHGPYVIPDYYHPHNTDIKKQIVEYADWSLKLFLDAASKKKWFDNTIFVFIADHGAPIHTNYEISIDYHHIPFIMYAPKIIDKPRKFDNVGGQIDVFPTIMGVLKLPYINNTLGIDLLKEKRPYIFVNNDDKIGVFDNEYLLISYPNGNSKLYNYRNNDLHDYSNEKMDKLKEMEFYAKCNLQVFQYMLKHENLLSLPIANH, encoded by the coding sequence ATGATATTGTTTTTATCTGAAATCAAACGTATTGATATACAATATGACAGTTTATGGACTATTTTTCAAGCATTTATTATGGGGGTACGTTTTGATTTAGTTGTTTCGGGATATATTATAATATTGCCTGCGGTTCTACTCTTTACAATGGAATTGTTTCGCAAATCGCTAATTTGGATAGAAAAGTTTTTATTTTATTGGATATTTATACTTTTCAGTCTTGCATTTATTATTTGTGCGGCTGATATACCTTATTTCAACCAGTTTTTTGCAAGGTTTTCGATGCGAGCTTTCGATTGGATGGATAATCCTCGATTTGTGTTTTCTATGATTATACAAGAGCCCCGCTATTTTGTAATTGCTATTCCGCTTATTGTTTTATTAGTAGCTTTTTATAAAATATTGAAGCGTATTTTTAAGCAAGAAAAAACTATTTATTATGCAAAATTTGGTTTGAATTTAAGTATTGCGATAATTTCAATTAGTCTTATTATTCTTGGTATTCGTGGACGTATTCAACTAAAATCACCCATTAGGGTTGGAACTGCTTATTTTTGCAATAATGCATTTCTGAATCAACTTGGCTTAAATCCTACATTTACCTTGGTTCATAGTTATATTGAAGAGAATAAAAATAGAACTTATCAATTTATTGACGATAAAATTGCTATTGAAAATGTTCAAAAATGGCTGAATATTGAAAATACCTCTTATTCTTCTCCTATTGCACGTAATATTTGTCCCGATACATTACTAATACCGAAACCAAACGTTGTTGTTATTATAATGGAAAGCATGAGTGCTGCAAAAATGGGGTGTTTTGGAAATAAGGATGGTTTGACTCCTTTTCTTGACAGCATTTCGCAACAATCTTATTTTTTTGAGAATATTTATTCGGCTGGAATTCATACACATAATGGGATATTTGGAACACTTTTTTCGTTTCCATCTATTTTTAATCGTCATAATTTAAAAACAATTGTACGTTATTACGGAATGGCAAGTGTTTTAAAATCTAAAGGTTACAGCACAACCTACTTTACTACACACGATGGGCAGTTTGATAATGTTGAAGGTTTTTTAAGGGCGAATGATTTTGAGCAGGTAATAAGCCAAACCGATTACCCTACTAACGAAGTAAAATCGACATTGGGTGTTCCCGATGATTATATGTTTCGATACTCGTTACCGATTATTGATAAACTTTATTCAAGGGGAAGGCCTTTTTTTGTAGCATTTTTAACAGCTAGCGATCATGGTCCTTATGTAATTCCTGACTATTATCATCCTCATAATACAGATATTAAAAAGCAAATAGTAGAATATGCCGATTGGTCGCTCAAATTGTTTTTAGATGCAGCATCGAAGAAAAAATGGTTCGATAATACTATCTTTGTTTTTATAGCCGATCATGGTGCACCTATTCATACAAATTACGAAATATCTATCGATTATCATCATATACCATTTATTATGTATGCTCCTAAAATAATTGATAAGCCAAGAAAATTTGATAATGTGGGCGGGCAGATAGATGTATTCCCAACAATTATGGGGGTATTAAAACTTCCATACATCAATAATACTTTAGGCATAGATTTATTAAAAGAAAAACGACCCTACATTTTTGTTAACAATGATGATAAAATAGGGGTTTTTGACAATGAATATCTTTTAATTTCTTATCCTAATGGAAACTCAAAATTATATAATTATAGAAATAACGATTTACACGATTACTCTAATGAAAAAATGGATAAACTAAAAGAAATGGAATTTTATGCAAAGTGTAATTTACAGGTTTTTCAATACATGCTTAAGCACGAAAATTTACTTTCTTTACCCATTGCGAATCATTAA